From Harpia harpyja isolate bHarHar1 chromosome 19, bHarHar1 primary haplotype, whole genome shotgun sequence, one genomic window encodes:
- the C8G gene encoding complement component C8 gamma chain, producing MVALGTLLLLGLLLTAPPGLGQGPARRRRPPPPQSPLEKVAAQEELGLPQLTGTWFLVGMASRCSYLAEHSHQLEATAVTVTVPDGQSLAISTFRKLDGMCWEIKQRYLPAQAHGRFLLKGRGYGSKVDMVVGETDHSSYAILYYQKGRSISVKLYGRTSQVSDAIVDKFEQRVRAVGLSEDMTYYFPTYGFCDSADEFHVLDETKP from the exons ATGGTGGCCCTCGGCACCCTCCTGCTCCTCGGCCTGCTCCTGACGGCcccgccggggctggggcaggggccggcgcggcggcggcggccgccccctccccagagcccctTGGAGAAAGTGGCGGCTCAGGAGGAGCTCGGCCTCCCCCAg CTCACAGGGACGTGGTTCCTGGTCGGCATGGCCTCCCGCTGCAGCTACCTGGCAGAGCACAGCCACCAGCTGGAGGCCACAGCGGTGACGGTGACCGTCCCGGATGGGCAGAGCCTGGCCATCAGCACCTTCAGGAAGCT GGATGGGATGTGCTGGGAAATCAAGCAGCGCTACCTCCCTGCCCAGGCCCACGGACGCTTTCTCCTGAAGG GCCGTGGCTATGGCAGCAAGGTGGACATGGTGGTGGGCGAGACGGACCACAGCAGCTACGCCATCCTCTATTACCAGAAGGGCCGGAGCATCTCCGTCAAGCTCTATG GACGGACCAGCCAGGTCAGCGATGCCATCGTGGACAAGTTTGAGCAACGTGTCAGGGCTGTGGGTCTGAGCGAAGACATGACCTACTACTTCCCCACATATG GGTTTTGTGACTCTGCGGATGAGTTTCACGTCCTTGATG aAACAAAGCCGTAG
- the FBXW5 gene encoding F-box/WD repeat-containing protein 5 isoform X1, with amino-acid sequence MDAGGGPLLPDSVLYEIFLYLDHVDVLSAGLVCRQWHAVARDEFLWKELFYRYYRISREVPRHPAAVSWYDEFQRLYDTIPCVEVQALKEHNDQVLHLSFSHSGSLFASCSKDCTVKIWSNELDISLQHSSNMRPYNWSYTQFSQFNSDDSLLLVSGVFVGPHNSSSGEIAVISMENFTLLSRVRNKPYDVFGCWLNETNLISGNLHRIGRITSCSVLWLNNAFQGIESENVNVVKRLFKIQNLNASTIRTVMVADCSRYDSPDLLLDYEEQLAASSTCPVFDLGSDSEEEEAKPKQMPEPALQEFPDDGGVTAEDGLQQFFDDIMEGRVRPAMTETELETKVAELFVRNRTKPPELNLLSTDSNSKTKYLIFTTGCLTYSPHQIGIKRILPHQMTTAGPVLGEERRSDEFFDSLDHVIDIHGHIIGMGLSPDHRYLYVNSRAWPRDCVISDPMQPPPIAEEIDLHVFDLKTMKEVKRALRAHRAYTPNEECFFIFLDVSRDFVASGAEDRHGYIWDRHYNICLAKLQHDNVVNSVAFSPVEQELLLTASDDTTIKVWRSPRTVRIQQARKPRPRKLLFSWLMNQRS; translated from the exons ATGGACGCGGGCGGCGGCCCCCTCCTCCCCGACAGCGTCCTCTACGAGATCTTCCTCTACCTGGACCACGTAGACGTGCTCTCGGCGGGGCTGGTGTGCCGGCAGTGGCACGCCGTGGCCCGGGACGAGTTCCTCTGGAAGGAGCTCTTCTACCGCTACTACCGCATCTCCCGGGAGGTGCCCCGGCACCCAG CTGCTGTCTCCTGGTATGACGAGTTCCAGAGGCTCTACGACACCATCCCTTGCGTGGAAGTGCAGGCTCTGAAGGAGCACAATGACCAGGTTTTGCACCTCAGCTTCTCCCACTCTGGCTCTTTGTTTGCATCATGCTCCAAAGACTGTACTGTCAAG ATCTGGAGCAATGAGTTGGAtatctccctgcagcacagctccaACATGAGGCCGTACAACTGGAGCTATACACAGTTCTCCCAGTTCAACTCTGATGACTCCCTCCTTCTGGTGTCAGGTGTCTTTGTGGGGCCTCACAACTCCTCGTCAGGAGAGATTGCCGTAATCAGCATGG AGAACTTCACGCTGCTTTCCAGGGTGAGGAATAAGCCCTATGATGTGTTTGGCTGCTGGCTGAATGAAACCAACTTGATATCTGGCAATCTGCATCGGATTGGGCGTATAACCTCCTGTTCTGTGCTGTGGCTGAACAACGCTTTCCAG GGCATAGAGTCTGAGAATGTGAATGTAGTGAAGAGGCTGTTCAAAATCCAGAACCTGAATGCCAGCACTATCCGGACTGTGATGGTGGCTGACTGCAGCCGGTATGATTCCCCAGACCTGCTCCTGGACTATGAGGAGCAGCTAGCTGCTTCCTCCACCTGCCCAGTCTTTGATCTTGGCAGTgacagtgaggaagaggaggccaAGCCCAAGCAGATGCCAGAGCCAGCATTACAGGAATTTCCAGATGACGGGGGTGTGACAGCAGAGGACGGGCTGCAGCAGTTCTTTGATGATATCATGGAGGGCCGTGTGAGGCCTGCCATGACCGAGACAGAGTTGGAGACAAAGGTGGCTGAGCTGTTTGTACGCAACAGAACTAAACCGCCTGAGCTGAACCTGCTCTCCACGGACAGCAACAGCAAGACAAAATACTTAATCTTCACCACAGGATGCCTCACCTACTCCCCACACCAGATAG GGATTAAAAGGATCCTGCCCCATCAGATGACAACTGCCGGGCCGGTGCTTGGGGAGGAGAGGCGCTCAGATGAGTTCTTTGACTCACTGGATCATGTCATCGACATCCATGGGCACATCATTGGCATGGGCCTCTCCCCTGACCACAG GTACCTGTATGTGAACAGCCGTGCCTGGCCCCGGGACTGTGTCATCTCCGACCCGATGCAGCCACCACCCATCGCTGAGGAGATCGATCTGCACGTGTTTGACCTGAAGACAATGAAGGAGGTAAAAAGAGCCCTCCGCGCGCATCGGGCCTACACACCCAATGAGGAGTGCTTCTTCATCTTCCTGGATGTCAGCAGGGACTTCGTAGCAAG TGGGGCAGAGGATCGCCATGGCTACATCTGGGACCGGCACTATAACATCTGCCTGGCAAAACTGCAGCATGACAACGTGGTCAACTCAGTGGCGTTCAGCCCggtggagcaggagctgctcctgACAGCCAGCGACGACACCACCATCAAGGTGTGGCGCTCCCCTCGCACGGTGCGCATCCAGCAGGCCAGGAAGCCGAGGCCCAGGAAACTGCTCTTCTCCTGGCTCATGAACCAGAGAAGCTGA
- the FBXW5 gene encoding F-box/WD repeat-containing protein 5 isoform X2, with translation MSHCAVLHRSPVGFHAAVSWYDEFQRLYDTIPCVEVQALKEHNDQVLHLSFSHSGSLFASCSKDCTVKIWSNELDISLQHSSNMRPYNWSYTQFSQFNSDDSLLLVSGVFVGPHNSSSGEIAVISMENFTLLSRVRNKPYDVFGCWLNETNLISGNLHRIGRITSCSVLWLNNAFQGIESENVNVVKRLFKIQNLNASTIRTVMVADCSRYDSPDLLLDYEEQLAASSTCPVFDLGSDSEEEEAKPKQMPEPALQEFPDDGGVTAEDGLQQFFDDIMEGRVRPAMTETELETKVAELFVRNRTKPPELNLLSTDSNSKTKYLIFTTGCLTYSPHQIGIKRILPHQMTTAGPVLGEERRSDEFFDSLDHVIDIHGHIIGMGLSPDHRYLYVNSRAWPRDCVISDPMQPPPIAEEIDLHVFDLKTMKEVKRALRAHRAYTPNEECFFIFLDVSRDFVASGAEDRHGYIWDRHYNICLAKLQHDNVVNSVAFSPVEQELLLTASDDTTIKVWRSPRTVRIQQARKPRPRKLLFSWLMNQRS, from the exons ATGAGTCACTGTGCGGTGCTACATCGCAGCCCAGTTGGATTCCATG CTGCTGTCTCCTGGTATGACGAGTTCCAGAGGCTCTACGACACCATCCCTTGCGTGGAAGTGCAGGCTCTGAAGGAGCACAATGACCAGGTTTTGCACCTCAGCTTCTCCCACTCTGGCTCTTTGTTTGCATCATGCTCCAAAGACTGTACTGTCAAG ATCTGGAGCAATGAGTTGGAtatctccctgcagcacagctccaACATGAGGCCGTACAACTGGAGCTATACACAGTTCTCCCAGTTCAACTCTGATGACTCCCTCCTTCTGGTGTCAGGTGTCTTTGTGGGGCCTCACAACTCCTCGTCAGGAGAGATTGCCGTAATCAGCATGG AGAACTTCACGCTGCTTTCCAGGGTGAGGAATAAGCCCTATGATGTGTTTGGCTGCTGGCTGAATGAAACCAACTTGATATCTGGCAATCTGCATCGGATTGGGCGTATAACCTCCTGTTCTGTGCTGTGGCTGAACAACGCTTTCCAG GGCATAGAGTCTGAGAATGTGAATGTAGTGAAGAGGCTGTTCAAAATCCAGAACCTGAATGCCAGCACTATCCGGACTGTGATGGTGGCTGACTGCAGCCGGTATGATTCCCCAGACCTGCTCCTGGACTATGAGGAGCAGCTAGCTGCTTCCTCCACCTGCCCAGTCTTTGATCTTGGCAGTgacagtgaggaagaggaggccaAGCCCAAGCAGATGCCAGAGCCAGCATTACAGGAATTTCCAGATGACGGGGGTGTGACAGCAGAGGACGGGCTGCAGCAGTTCTTTGATGATATCATGGAGGGCCGTGTGAGGCCTGCCATGACCGAGACAGAGTTGGAGACAAAGGTGGCTGAGCTGTTTGTACGCAACAGAACTAAACCGCCTGAGCTGAACCTGCTCTCCACGGACAGCAACAGCAAGACAAAATACTTAATCTTCACCACAGGATGCCTCACCTACTCCCCACACCAGATAG GGATTAAAAGGATCCTGCCCCATCAGATGACAACTGCCGGGCCGGTGCTTGGGGAGGAGAGGCGCTCAGATGAGTTCTTTGACTCACTGGATCATGTCATCGACATCCATGGGCACATCATTGGCATGGGCCTCTCCCCTGACCACAG GTACCTGTATGTGAACAGCCGTGCCTGGCCCCGGGACTGTGTCATCTCCGACCCGATGCAGCCACCACCCATCGCTGAGGAGATCGATCTGCACGTGTTTGACCTGAAGACAATGAAGGAGGTAAAAAGAGCCCTCCGCGCGCATCGGGCCTACACACCCAATGAGGAGTGCTTCTTCATCTTCCTGGATGTCAGCAGGGACTTCGTAGCAAG TGGGGCAGAGGATCGCCATGGCTACATCTGGGACCGGCACTATAACATCTGCCTGGCAAAACTGCAGCATGACAACGTGGTCAACTCAGTGGCGTTCAGCCCggtggagcaggagctgctcctgACAGCCAGCGACGACACCACCATCAAGGTGTGGCGCTCCCCTCGCACGGTGCGCATCCAGCAGGCCAGGAAGCCGAGGCCCAGGAAACTGCTCTTCTCCTGGCTCATGAACCAGAGAAGCTGA
- the LOC128154428 gene encoding lipocalin-like produces the protein MHTTLLGVLGLALLGALHAQDTVPVQTDFQQDKLMGRWYSIGLASNSNWFKEKKHLMKMCTTDISVTADGNLQVTSTYPKGDQCEKRDSLYTKTEQPGRFSYSNPRWGSKHDIRVVETNYEEYALVATQISKSTGSSTMVLLYSRTKELSPERLERFTQFSREQGLTDEEILILPRTDKCMADAA, from the exons ATGCACACCACGCTGCTCGGAGtcctggggctggccctgctcgGGGCACTGCACGCACAGGACACCGTTCCCGTGCAAACCGACTTCCAGCAGGACAAG CTCATGGGGAGATGGTACAGCATCGGCCTGGCTTCCAACTCCAACTGGTTCAAGGAGAAGAAGCACCTGATGAAGATGTGCACCACAGACATCTCCGTCACTGCAGATGGGAACCTGCAGGTCACCTCCACCTACCCCAA GGGTGACCAGTGCGAGAAGAGGGACAGCCTTTACACTAAGACGGAGCAGCCGGGGCGGTTCAGCTACAGCAACCCAC GCTGGGGCAGCAAGCACGACATCCGCGTGGTGGAGACCAACTACGAGGAGTATGCCTTGGTGGCCACCCAGATCTCCAAGAGCACTGGCTCCTCCACCATGGTGCTGCTCTACA GCCGGACAAAGGAGCTCAGTCCCGAGCGCCTGGAGAGGTTCACCCAgttctccagggagcagggcctGACGGATGAAGAGATCCTCATCCTGCCTCGGACGG aCAAATGCATGGCAGATGCTGCCTAG